One genomic window of Helicobacter canis includes the following:
- a CDS encoding transglycosylase SLT domain-containing protein, with translation MTSAHSGGFIPDNHTASTLHSLGVGVEFLSSLHSNAILQSASTDTRWTRFVQQFDASYEFIPIIRSMIVQAGIPQEFLFLAMAESGFSSRAYSKKRAVGIWQFMPYTAKDLGLVINDYVDERRDPIKSTQAAIKYLQFLYNATGQWYLAAMAYNCGLGRLKKAIERAGSSELEVLLDEREKYLPGETRQYIRTILSMSLAFSNTQKMQAVDREYLLNRGAFDTLAQVQIKGGTLLASIAAGAGMSLADIKKYNRHLTYNFLPKSSKQYAIYIPYDRLAHFKQNYDPNALPSANFIFHKVKKGESLASIAKKYGISMEELKLSNNFSSKQTIFANQKIVIPILQQIAQN, from the coding sequence ATGACAAGTGCGCATAGTGGGGGCTTTATCCCTGATAATCACACTGCTTCTACACTGCATTCTCTAGGCGTTGGCGTGGAGTTTTTAAGCTCTTTGCACTCTAATGCTATCTTGCAATCTGCTAGCACAGATACGCGATGGACACGCTTTGTGCAGCAATTTGATGCAAGCTATGAGTTTATCCCCATTATCCGCTCAATGATCGTGCAAGCGGGGATTCCGCAGGAGTTTTTATTCCTAGCGATGGCGGAGTCTGGATTCTCATCAAGAGCATATAGCAAAAAACGCGCGGTAGGGATTTGGCAGTTTATGCCCTATACGGCAAAGGATTTAGGGCTTGTGATAAACGACTATGTCGATGAGCGCAGAGATCCTATCAAAAGCACGCAAGCAGCGATCAAGTATTTGCAGTTTCTCTATAACGCCACAGGGCAGTGGTATCTCGCAGCAATGGCGTATAACTGCGGGCTTGGGCGACTCAAAAAGGCGATTGAACGCGCTGGAAGCAGTGAGCTAGAGGTGCTACTTGATGAGCGAGAAAAGTATCTACCCGGCGAGACGCGCCAATATATCCGCACGATATTGAGTATGTCCCTAGCCTTTAGCAACACGCAAAAAATGCAAGCCGTTGATAGAGAGTATCTCCTAAATCGAGGGGCATTTGATACCCTAGCCCAAGTGCAAATAAAGGGCGGCACACTGCTAGCAAGTATCGCAGCAGGAGCTGGAATGAGCCTAGCAGATATTAAAAAATACAATCGCCACTTAACTTATAATTTCCTCCCAAAATCAAGCAAGCAATACGCCATTTATATCCCTTATGATAGGCTCGCGCATTTTAAGCAAAACTACGATCCAAACGCGCTGCCTAGCGCGAACTTCATCTTTCACAAGGTCAAAAAGGGCGAGAGTCTTGCCTCCATTGCTAAGAAATATGGCATAAGTATGGAGGAGCTAAAACTTAGCAATAATTTCTCAAGCAAGCAAACAATCTTTGCCAATCAAAAAATAGTAATCCCCATATTGCAGCAAATCGCGCAAAACTAA
- a CDS encoding septal ring lytic transglycosylase RlpA family protein yields the protein MTAQARPILLLQAFSAMILGLLAMLGILGCANESVYRGGIGAFSDYDSLQSYRSTSSPTANYINQAFGGDVFTLGKNGSNFSASNAPSDSFSGSNASLLRGMRESEAIQRATMRPYQIAGKWYYPTQVKVGKTFDGIASWYGPNFHAKATSNGETYNMHAHTAASKTLPMNTIVKVFNKDNGKTTIVRINDRGPFVDGRIIDLSNAAAKDIDMVQKGTAKVRIEVIGFGGKVDKHYQNTLNVSNEAIQDEFEVGSDESQAVSGGSFSLQLGVFKQKGGAQSTKQKYSDTNYNAIIKEQDGLYRVFLQGFQSEEEAQDFAKSHSLSPVIVRD from the coding sequence ATGACAGCACAAGCCCGCCCCATACTGCTACTACAAGCATTCAGTGCTATGATTCTAGGGCTTTTGGCTATGCTTGGGATTTTAGGCTGTGCGAATGAAAGCGTATATCGCGGAGGGATTGGGGCATTTAGCGATTATGATAGCTTGCAGTCCTATCGCTCCACAAGCTCTCCTACGGCAAACTATATCAATCAAGCCTTTGGTGGCGATGTCTTCACGCTTGGGAAAAATGGCAGTAACTTTAGCGCGAGCAATGCCCCAAGTGATAGCTTCAGCGGGTCAAATGCTTCACTTCTGCGCGGTATGCGAGAGAGCGAAGCGATCCAAAGAGCGACTATGCGCCCTTACCAAATCGCTGGGAAGTGGTATTACCCCACGCAGGTCAAAGTAGGCAAGACTTTTGATGGGATCGCTAGCTGGTATGGTCCAAACTTCCACGCCAAAGCCACTTCAAATGGCGAGACCTACAATATGCACGCCCACACTGCTGCTAGCAAAACCCTGCCGATGAATACCATTGTAAAAGTCTTTAACAAAGACAATGGCAAGACAACGATTGTGCGTATCAATGATCGCGGTCCATTTGTCGATGGACGCATAATCGATCTCTCCAACGCCGCAGCAAAGGACATTGATATGGTGCAAAAAGGCACGGCAAAGGTGCGTATAGAAGTCATAGGCTTTGGGGGCAAAGTCGATAAGCACTATCAAAACACCCTTAATGTCTCAAATGAAGCGATCCAAGATGAATTTGAAGTAGGGAGCGATGAGAGTCAAGCAGTCTCTGGGGGGTCATTTTCACTACAACTAGGCGTGTTTAAGCAAAAGGGTGGCGCGCAATCTACTAAGCAAAAATACAGCGACACAAACTATAATGCCATAATCAAAGAGCAAGATGGCTTGTATAGGGTATTTTTACAAGGATTTCAAAGTGAAGAAGAAGCCCAAGACTTCGCCAAATCCCATAGTCTAAGCCCCGTTATCGTGCGCGACTAG
- the hisB gene encoding imidazoleglycerol-phosphate dehydratase HisB — protein sequence MQHLERSTKETQITASLEIYGSGTSTIQTGIGFFTHMLEAFSKHALFDITLECKGDIEVDFHHSVEDCGIVLGKLLAQSIYPVSSIERFGNAAVVMDEACVECDIDISNRAFLHFDMGEAYCGKVGEFDVELVEEWFRAVCFNANLSAHIVLKRGKNLHHITEAAFKAFGVALRRALSKNERVVIPSTKGCL from the coding sequence ATGCAGCACCTAGAGCGATCAACCAAAGAAACACAAATCACTGCAAGCCTAGAGATCTATGGCAGCGGCACAAGCACAATACAAACAGGTATTGGGTTTTTCACCCATATGCTTGAAGCCTTTAGCAAGCACGCGCTTTTTGACATCACACTAGAATGCAAAGGCGATATAGAAGTGGATTTTCATCATAGCGTGGAAGATTGTGGGATCGTGCTGGGCAAGCTTTTAGCCCAGAGTATTTACCCTGTATCTAGTATAGAGCGATTTGGCAATGCCGCTGTGGTAATGGATGAGGCGTGTGTGGAGTGTGATATTGATATTAGCAATCGCGCGTTTTTGCACTTTGATATGGGAGAGGCGTATTGTGGCAAGGTGGGGGAGTTTGATGTAGAGCTTGTAGAAGAGTGGTTTCGCGCGGTGTGCTTTAATGCCAATTTGAGCGCGCATATCGTGCTAAAAAGGGGCAAAAATCTCCACCACATCACAGAAGCGGCATTTAAGGCATTTGGCGTGGCGTTGCGCAGGGCATTAAGCAAGAATGAGCGCGTGGTGATCCCTAGCACAAAGGGCTGCTTATGA
- a CDS encoding HAD family hydrolase encodes MIRLLLLDVDGTLTNGTINFLELDGGIYESKSFHIHDGLGIAAWLKLGREVAIISGRESKALRKRASELGVTRIFMGVQDKSVIARSIISGLNLSKDEVACIGDDINDLGMFRESGLRFAPANANAYLRSQADVLLTHTGGNGAVREMIEFILQRNEEEYQEFLALYE; translated from the coding sequence ATGATACGCTTGCTGCTACTTGATGTCGATGGCACACTGACAAATGGCACAATCAACTTCCTTGAGCTAGATGGCGGCATTTATGAGTCTAAGTCCTTTCATATCCACGATGGCTTAGGGATTGCCGCGTGGCTTAAGCTTGGGCGAGAGGTGGCGATCATCTCTGGGAGAGAGTCTAAAGCCTTGCGGAAGCGAGCAAGTGAGCTAGGGGTTACTAGGATTTTTATGGGTGTGCAGGATAAATCTGTCATCGCTAGAAGTATCATCTCTGGGCTTAATCTCTCTAAAGATGAAGTAGCCTGTATAGGCGATGATATAAATGACTTAGGTATGTTTAGAGAATCTGGACTGCGCTTTGCCCCAGCTAATGCCAATGCCTACCTACGCTCACAAGCAGATGTCTTGCTCACACATACCGGTGGCAATGGGGCTGTGCGAGAGATGATAGAGTTTATCTTGCAGCGCAATGAAGAAGAATATCAAGAATTTTTAGCCCTCTATGAGTAA
- the lptA gene encoding lipopolysaccharide transport periplasmic protein LptA yields MKYSFTLESTFAYICVVLGLCVAAAAENLDIQAQQVFADEKKGITTATGKVKMVKGEDKLNADKVNVYVNKNRKPLKFEAIGNVDFLLLTQDGRRLKGKSDTLIYLIEANEYQLIGNAQVQEIGKPNFLKGEKIVLNNDNGIANVESNSNAPVRVIIDLNDMQNTPSNSPKSPESKKVDSTPSQ; encoded by the coding sequence ATGAAATATTCTTTTACACTAGAATCCACTTTTGCATATATATGCGTAGTTTTGGGGCTATGTGTGGCTGCGGCAGCAGAAAATCTTGATATACAAGCCCAGCAAGTTTTCGCCGATGAGAAAAAGGGCATTACCACCGCTACGGGCAAGGTCAAAATGGTAAAAGGCGAGGACAAGCTCAATGCCGATAAAGTCAATGTCTATGTCAATAAAAATCGCAAGCCGCTTAAGTTTGAAGCCATAGGCAATGTAGATTTCCTCTTGCTCACCCAAGATGGCAGAAGGCTTAAGGGCAAGAGCGATACGCTTATCTATCTCATAGAAGCCAATGAATACCAGCTAATCGGCAACGCCCAAGTGCAAGAAATCGGCAAGCCCAATTTCTTAAAAGGGGAGAAAATTGTCTTAAACAACGACAATGGCATTGCCAATGTAGAGAGCAATAGCAATGCCCCTGTGCGTGTCATCATCGATCTAAACGATATGCAAAATACCCCCTCCAATAGCCCAAAATCCCCAGAATCCAAAAAAGTGGATTCTACTCCATCGCAATGA
- the yihA gene encoding ribosome biogenesis GTP-binding protein YihA/YsxC, which translates to MITITNAHFLTSASKLSECPAPTTSEIVMLGRSNVGKSTFINTLLESNLAKSSSTPGKTRLINFFTSIWHDQEKDLHIPISLIDLPGIGYAKVSKQELTLWQRNLWEFLQQRSSIKLFIHLIDARHQQLAIDSNLASQIQAILRGDQILLPIYTKADKLTKNDLAKLRQKAALITTNNATIARTIYRPKSPQDPTLLDMIRERIFYALLGDISTDIPNKG; encoded by the coding sequence ATGATCACAATCACAAACGCACACTTTCTCACTTCTGCAAGTAAGCTTAGCGAGTGTCCTGCCCCTACGACAAGCGAGATTGTTATGCTAGGGCGAAGCAATGTAGGCAAAAGCACCTTTATCAACACGCTCCTAGAATCCAATCTTGCTAAAAGCTCCTCCACACCGGGCAAAACACGGCTTATAAACTTTTTCACATCAATATGGCACGATCAAGAAAAGGACCTGCATATCCCTATATCGCTTATCGACTTGCCCGGTATCGGCTATGCCAAAGTCTCTAAGCAGGAGCTTACTCTCTGGCAGCGCAATTTGTGGGAGTTTTTGCAGCAAAGAAGCAGTATCAAGCTCTTTATCCACCTAATTGATGCTAGACATCAGCAGCTTGCCATTGATAGCAATCTAGCCAGCCAGATTCAAGCAATATTACGCGGCGATCAGATTCTACTCCCTATCTATACCAAAGCCGATAAACTCACCAAAAACGACCTAGCAAAGCTCAGGCAAAAAGCAGCACTAATCACCACAAATAACGCTACAATAGCACGCACAATCTATCGCCCAAAATCCCCACAAGATCCAACTCTCCTTGATATGATAAGAGAGCGTATCTTTTACGCGCTTTTAGGCGATATAAGCACCGATATACCAAACAAGGGATAG